From a region of the Deinococcus budaensis genome:
- a CDS encoding AraC family transcriptional regulator — MTLPLPTVHGVRAARPNTEVVHGVFRPSVCIVAQGAKRVYLGTEMFEYDQNRMLLCSMDLPVAAEVVEASHAAPYLGLILDLDLRRLSELAFKVFPKGLPPVRESRGVYLGDATSDIVNAATRLLNVMGDARDMALLAPMIMDEILIRLLRSPVGGRMAQLAQAESHLQRVAKAVDWVRAHFDEPMNVEALSEMVHMSPSSFHAHFKVVTNQTPLQFQKSLRLREARRLMLNAQMDVTTASRRVGYVSTSQFIREYGRMFGNAPARDIALLRERGQTPAALN; from the coding sequence GTGACCCTGCCCCTGCCGACCGTCCACGGTGTACGGGCAGCACGGCCCAACACGGAGGTGGTGCACGGGGTCTTCAGGCCTTCGGTGTGCATCGTCGCGCAAGGCGCCAAGCGGGTGTACCTGGGGACAGAGATGTTCGAGTACGACCAGAACCGGATGTTGCTGTGCTCGATGGACCTGCCCGTGGCGGCCGAGGTGGTGGAAGCGAGTCACGCGGCGCCGTACCTGGGGCTCATCCTGGACCTCGACTTGCGGCGGCTGTCCGAATTGGCCTTCAAGGTGTTTCCGAAGGGCTTGCCGCCTGTTCGGGAGAGCCGGGGAGTGTACCTGGGTGACGCCACTTCCGACATCGTGAATGCTGCCACGCGCCTGCTGAACGTCATGGGCGATGCGCGGGATATGGCACTGCTCGCGCCCATGATCATGGACGAAATCCTGATTCGCCTGCTGCGCAGCCCGGTGGGGGGACGCATGGCGCAACTCGCGCAGGCGGAGTCGCATCTTCAGCGGGTTGCCAAGGCCGTGGACTGGGTTCGCGCGCACTTCGACGAGCCGATGAACGTGGAGGCCCTGTCGGAGATGGTCCACATGAGCCCATCGTCGTTCCACGCGCACTTCAAAGTGGTCACGAATCAGACCCCGTTACAGTTTCAGAAGAGCCTGCGGCTCAGGGAGGCGCGGCGCCTGATGCTAAATGCGCAGATGGACGTCACCACCGCCAGCCGACGGGTGGGCTACGTCAGCACGTCCCAGTTCATCCGGGAATATGGACGGATGTTTGGGAACGCCCCGGCCCGGGACATTGCCCTGCTGAGGGAACGGGGCCAGACCCCAGCGGCGCTGAACTGA
- a CDS encoding aldo/keto reductase produces MQQRELGNSGLKVSALGYGAMGLTAVYGSGASHQDATRVLHAAVERGVTLFDTAEAYGPFTNEELVGEALAPYRDRVVIATKFGFGIHPDGSRYGLDSRPEHIREVVEAMRGRLKVETIDLLYQHRVDPNVPIEDVAGTVGELIREGKVKHFGLSEAGAGTIRRAHAVQPVAAVQSEYSLWTRDVEHNGVLATCEELGIGFVPFSPLGAGFLTGKIDAQTKLDPTDFRAVSPRFTPEAREANQGVVDLLNRIAGEKGATPAQIALAWLLAQKPWIVPIPGTKKVERLEENLGAVGVHLTPDDLREIEEAAREITVQGARLPEGVLELTDR; encoded by the coding sequence ATGCAGCAACGCGAACTCGGAAACAGCGGCCTGAAGGTCTCTGCCCTGGGCTACGGCGCAATGGGCCTGACCGCCGTCTACGGCTCGGGAGCCAGCCATCAGGACGCCACGCGCGTCCTCCACGCCGCTGTGGAGCGGGGCGTGACCCTGTTCGACACCGCCGAAGCCTACGGCCCCTTTACCAACGAGGAACTCGTCGGCGAGGCTCTGGCGCCGTACCGCGACCGGGTGGTCATCGCCACCAAGTTCGGCTTCGGCATCCACCCGGACGGGAGCCGCTACGGGCTGGACAGCCGCCCCGAGCACATCCGCGAGGTGGTCGAGGCGATGCGCGGGCGATTGAAGGTCGAGACCATCGACCTGCTGTACCAGCACCGCGTCGATCCGAACGTGCCCATCGAGGACGTGGCGGGCACTGTCGGGGAGCTGATCCGGGAAGGGAAGGTCAAACATTTCGGCCTGTCCGAGGCGGGCGCGGGGACCATCCGTCGTGCGCACGCGGTGCAGCCCGTGGCCGCCGTGCAGAGCGAGTATTCGCTCTGGACGCGCGACGTCGAGCACAACGGGGTTTTGGCGACCTGCGAGGAACTGGGTATCGGCTTCGTGCCCTTCAGCCCCCTCGGGGCAGGCTTTCTGACGGGCAAGATCGACGCGCAGACGAAGCTCGACCCGACCGACTTCCGTGCCGTGTCCCCCCGTTTCACGCCGGAGGCCCGCGAGGCAAACCAGGGTGTGGTCGACCTCCTGAATCGGATCGCAGGCGAAAAGGGAGCAACGCCCGCGCAGATCGCCCTCGCCTGGCTGCTGGCGCAGAAGCCCTGGATCGTGCCCATTCCGGGAACGAAGAAGGTCGAGCGCCTGGAGGAGAACCTGGGGGCCGTGGGCGTGCACCTTACCCCGGACGACCTGCGCGAGATTGAGGAGGCGGCCAGGGAGATCACGGTGCAGGGCGCCCGTCTCCCTGAGGGCGTGCTGGAGCTGACGGACCGCTGA
- a CDS encoding FAD:protein FMN transferase, producing MFRFTFEATGTRWEIETSGPLEPQWQERILERIEEFSATYSRFRPDSLVSQIADAPEGGRFDFPDDAPALFDLYDRLHAVTGGAVDPLVGRDLELLGYDRVYSLTPVPDRVQAEARAQGGVNWSKDVLRDGPSLVTRRPLVIDVGAAGKGYLVDLLAGILEDAGFTEFVVDGSGDLRHAGESVLPVGLEHPFDPGMVVGVANLRGRALCASAVNRRAWGDRLHHVLDARTGVPVRDVVATWVMADDAATADGLATALFFTGAETLARVFDFSCVRLFRDGQAEVSQNFGGEVFT from the coding sequence ATGTTCAGGTTCACCTTCGAGGCCACCGGAACCCGCTGGGAGATCGAGACTTCGGGGCCGCTGGAGCCGCAGTGGCAGGAGCGCATTCTCGAACGGATCGAGGAGTTCTCTGCGACCTACTCACGGTTCCGCCCGGACTCCCTCGTGTCGCAGATCGCTGACGCCCCGGAAGGCGGCCGCTTCGACTTTCCTGACGACGCTCCGGCCCTGTTCGACCTCTATGACCGGCTTCATGCCGTGACCGGAGGGGCCGTGGACCCGCTCGTGGGCCGTGACCTCGAACTGCTCGGGTACGACCGGGTGTATTCGCTCACCCCCGTCCCTGACCGTGTTCAGGCTGAGGCACGCGCGCAGGGAGGAGTGAATTGGTCGAAGGACGTTCTCCGGGACGGCCCCTCGCTCGTCACACGGCGTCCCCTCGTGATTGATGTCGGGGCGGCGGGGAAGGGCTACCTCGTGGACCTGCTCGCCGGGATTCTTGAAGATGCCGGATTCACCGAGTTCGTGGTGGATGGCAGCGGGGACCTGCGCCACGCGGGTGAGTCCGTCCTCCCGGTCGGGCTGGAGCACCCGTTCGACCCCGGGATGGTGGTCGGCGTGGCGAACCTGCGGGGCCGCGCCCTGTGCGCCTCGGCGGTCAACCGGCGGGCCTGGGGCGACAGGCTGCACCACGTGCTCGACGCCCGGACAGGCGTTCCCGTGCGGGATGTGGTGGCGACGTGGGTGATGGCCGACGACGCTGCGACTGCCGACGGACTGGCGACAGCGCTCTTCTTCACCGGGGCGGAAACCCTGGCGCGAGTCTTCGACTTCTCGTGCGTGCGCCTGTTCCGAGATGGCCAGGCTGAGGTCTCGCAGAACTTCGGCGGTGAGGTGTTCACGTGA
- a CDS encoding winged helix-turn-helix transcriptional regulator: MMELQEGTPMFPPLDAVPDPHRACTQLGRILNSIGDKWTIMVIGVLSDGPVRFNELRRTIGGVSQRMLTLTLRDLERDGLLTRTVYPTIPPRVDYELTPLGRTLIEPLRALSEWAVTHQAELAQAQASYDQRPENIRAAGGS; encoded by the coding sequence ATGATGGAGCTGCAAGAAGGCACACCGATGTTCCCGCCCCTGGACGCCGTGCCAGACCCGCACCGTGCCTGCACGCAGCTGGGCCGCATCCTGAACAGCATCGGCGACAAGTGGACGATCATGGTGATCGGGGTGCTGTCGGATGGCCCGGTCCGGTTCAACGAGCTGCGGCGCACCATCGGCGGGGTGTCGCAGCGGATGCTGACCCTGACCTTGCGCGACCTGGAACGCGACGGCCTGCTGACCCGCACCGTGTACCCGACCATTCCGCCTCGCGTGGATTACGAACTCACGCCGCTGGGCCGGACCCTGATTGAACCGCTCCGGGCACTTTCCGAGTGGGCTGTGACCCATCAGGCAGAACTCGCCCAGGCGCAGGCCAGCTACGATCAACGGCCCGAGAACATCCGGGCAGCCGGTGGTTCTTGA
- a CDS encoding NmrA/HSCARG family protein: MSNELIRPILVTGATGKQGGAVVRALLAAGRPVRALTRHPGSAAGLALAAQGVEVVKGDFNDPASLDAALAGVDGVFSMQMGSHPGDPETEIVTGRALVEAAHRAGVSTIVHTSVARAGDHENFIGWDEGRWEPLYWQNKAAVNEMVKAQGFRHWVILKPAMIMEDIVPPMADLQFASLREHGRFETAIAADTGIDWIAAQDIGAFAAAAFADPERFHGHEIDLAAETFTLPDVAAKITQATGKPVSAVTLSEEEALAKPYGELSFKHESWNNVEGYKVDLEAVRSWGVPLTTLDQFIEQHREKFVIG; encoded by the coding sequence ATGTCAAATGAACTGATCCGCCCCATCCTCGTCACAGGTGCTACCGGCAAACAAGGTGGAGCCGTCGTCCGCGCCCTGCTTGCCGCAGGGCGCCCCGTGCGCGCCCTGACCCGTCATCCCGGCTCAGCCGCTGGACTGGCGCTCGCCGCACAAGGCGTGGAGGTGGTCAAGGGCGACTTCAACGATCCTGCCAGCCTTGACGCTGCCCTGGCTGGCGTGGACGGCGTGTTCTCGATGCAGATGGGCTCCCATCCTGGAGACCCGGAGACCGAGATTGTGACCGGCCGGGCCCTGGTGGAGGCGGCCCACCGCGCCGGAGTCAGTACCATTGTTCACACCTCGGTCGCTCGTGCAGGCGATCACGAGAACTTCATCGGGTGGGATGAGGGGCGCTGGGAGCCGCTGTACTGGCAGAACAAGGCGGCCGTGAACGAGATGGTCAAGGCGCAGGGCTTCCGCCACTGGGTAATCCTGAAGCCAGCCATGATCATGGAGGACATCGTGCCGCCGATGGCGGACCTCCAGTTCGCCTCGCTCCGCGAGCACGGCCGGTTCGAGACGGCCATCGCAGCGGACACCGGCATCGACTGGATCGCGGCACAGGACATCGGGGCTTTCGCGGCGGCCGCCTTTGCCGATCCGGAGCGGTTCCACGGTCATGAGATTGACCTCGCTGCCGAAACGTTCACTTTGCCCGATGTTGCAGCCAAGATCACCCAGGCCACGGGAAAGCCGGTTTCGGCGGTCACCTTGTCGGAAGAAGAGGCGCTGGCGAAGCCCTATGGTGAGCTGAGCTTCAAGCACGAGTCATGGAACAACGTCGAGGGCTACAAGGTGGACCTAGAGGCCGTTCGGAGCTGGGGCGTACCCCTGACCACGCTGGACCAGTTCATTGAGCAGCACCGCGAGAAGTTCGTCATTGGCTGA
- a CDS encoding TetR/AcrR family transcriptional regulator, translated as MTDQTKPHQRRRPPAGRGRAQDQSRDAVIIRATLELLGEKGYHALTMTDVAARAGVSKATLYRRWTAKADVVADAVATLSPLAPPHYPGTSLRDDLLALMEQISRCDDQPEIVTATMGMARSHPDLYRTLTERSSTFVRTELNRLAEQTVQAGHTPLSAVALDVLGETVIALLAHEGGPAGASIPRERLIRLVDHVLLVLLTGTRAAEADEPLK; from the coding sequence ATGACCGATCAAACCAAGCCACACCAGCGCCGACGCCCACCGGCAGGCCGGGGGCGCGCTCAGGACCAAAGCCGCGACGCAGTCATCATCCGCGCCACGCTCGAACTGCTGGGTGAAAAGGGGTACCACGCGCTGACCATGACCGATGTGGCGGCGCGTGCAGGGGTATCGAAGGCGACGCTGTACCGGCGGTGGACGGCGAAAGCGGACGTGGTGGCCGATGCCGTGGCCACGCTCAGTCCGCTGGCGCCACCGCACTACCCCGGCACCTCACTGCGAGATGATCTGCTCGCGCTGATGGAGCAGATCAGCCGGTGCGACGACCAACCTGAGATCGTCACCGCAACGATGGGGATGGCGCGGTCACACCCGGACCTGTATCGCACCCTGACCGAGCGTTCCAGCACGTTTGTTCGGACCGAACTGAACAGGCTCGCGGAACAAACGGTGCAGGCGGGCCATACGCCACTGTCGGCAGTGGCGCTTGACGTTCTGGGTGAGACGGTGATTGCGCTCCTGGCCCATGAGGGCGGACCGGCTGGGGCCTCAATCCCGCGCGAGCGCCTGATCCGGCTCGTTGACCATGTGCTGCTGGTCTTACTGACGGGAACCCGGGCCGCGGAAGCGGATGAACCCCTAAAGTAA
- a CDS encoding glycoside hydrolase family 13 protein, whose protein sequence is MWWKESVVYQIYPRSFRDSNGDGIGDLRGITGKLDYLQQLGVDVLWLCPIYDSPNDDGGYDIRDYCAILPEFGTMRDFDDLLADVHARGMKLIMDLVVNHTSDEHPWFQAARSSRDSLFRDYYIWRPGRHGGPPNNWASHFGGSAWTYDETTDEYYLHLFSTRQPDLNWENPRVREDIYAMMRFWLEKGVDGWRMDTINMLSKPPELPDAAPRAGQAYILAEEHFLNGPRLMEYLREMRDRVLSPYDVLTVGETPGVTPELGAAYTHETEGVLSMLFQFEHMGLDSDPTHPTPKWTKVPWALSDLKRITTRWQQALHGQGWNSLYLSNHDVPRLVSRFGDDGAYRVPSAKLLATFLHTLQGTPYVYQGDEIGMTNVQFSRIEEYRDIDALNHYQEQVVERHRDPAEVLRDIHAKGRDNARTPMHWDASPHAGFTTGTPWIGVNPNHTEINVEAALRDPDSIFWYVRDLIRLRRTHRVMVDGRYDLHLPDHPSIYAYTRTDEHQQMLVVLNFSAAPVVVDVPQEVRRPATRLLLANYLAPGHLEPTLELRAFEARVYLTSLEPRHSTGDDGAQDLPDALVRLPGGSSHDQRSLSAGWQASKCGVRAAVSWNRSDSGGVK, encoded by the coding sequence ATGTGGTGGAAAGAAAGTGTCGTGTACCAAATTTATCCCCGCTCCTTCCGGGATTCGAACGGGGACGGGATCGGCGACCTGCGCGGCATCACCGGGAAGCTGGATTACCTTCAGCAACTCGGAGTGGACGTTTTGTGGCTCTGCCCCATCTACGATTCCCCCAACGATGACGGCGGGTATGACATCCGAGACTACTGCGCCATCCTGCCTGAGTTCGGCACCATGCGCGACTTCGATGACCTGCTGGCCGACGTGCATGCCCGGGGCATGAAGCTGATCATGGATCTGGTTGTCAACCACACCAGCGATGAACACCCCTGGTTCCAGGCGGCCCGCAGTTCCCGTGACAGCCTGTTTCGCGATTACTACATCTGGCGTCCCGGACGCCACGGCGGGCCTCCCAACAACTGGGCTTCCCACTTCGGCGGCAGCGCCTGGACGTATGACGAGACCACCGATGAGTATTACCTGCACCTGTTTTCCACCCGGCAACCCGACCTGAACTGGGAAAATCCCCGGGTCCGTGAGGACATCTACGCCATGATGCGCTTCTGGCTGGAGAAGGGCGTGGATGGCTGGCGCATGGACACCATCAACATGCTCAGCAAGCCCCCCGAACTTCCGGACGCTGCGCCGCGCGCCGGGCAGGCGTACATCCTGGCTGAGGAGCATTTCCTGAACGGCCCGCGCCTGATGGAGTACCTGCGGGAGATGCGTGACCGGGTACTTTCACCATACGACGTGCTGACGGTTGGGGAGACGCCGGGCGTGACGCCGGAACTCGGCGCGGCGTACACCCACGAAACCGAGGGCGTGCTGAGCATGCTCTTCCAGTTCGAGCACATGGGTCTGGACAGCGATCCCACCCACCCCACGCCGAAGTGGACCAAGGTGCCCTGGGCGCTCAGTGACCTCAAACGCATCACCACCCGCTGGCAACAGGCGCTGCACGGGCAAGGCTGGAACAGCCTCTACCTCTCCAACCACGATGTCCCTCGCCTGGTGTCGCGCTTCGGCGATGACGGAGCGTACCGCGTGCCGTCAGCCAAGCTGCTCGCGACGTTCCTGCACACCCTGCAAGGCACGCCGTACGTGTACCAGGGTGATGAGATCGGCATGACCAACGTGCAGTTCAGCCGTATCGAGGAGTACCGGGACATCGACGCCCTGAACCACTACCAGGAGCAGGTCGTGGAGCGTCACCGCGATCCGGCGGAAGTGCTGCGGGACATTCATGCCAAAGGTCGGGACAATGCCCGGACCCCCATGCACTGGGACGCTTCACCCCACGCTGGCTTCACCACCGGTACGCCCTGGATCGGCGTCAATCCGAACCATACCGAAATCAATGTCGAGGCGGCGCTGCGAGATCCGGACTCGATCTTCTGGTATGTCCGCGATCTGATCCGCCTCCGCCGGACGCACCGGGTGATGGTTGACGGCCGCTATGACCTGCACCTCCCCGATCATCCCAGCATCTACGCCTATACGCGGACGGACGAGCATCAGCAGATGCTGGTGGTGCTGAACTTCAGCGCCGCTCCCGTGGTCGTTGATGTGCCGCAGGAGGTGCGCAGGCCAGCCACGCGGTTGCTGCTGGCCAATTACCTGGCCCCAGGGCATCTCGAGCCCACGCTGGAGCTGCGCGCATTCGAGGCGCGGGTGTACCTCACTTCGCTTGAGCCCCGACATTCGACTGGTGACGACGGAGCTCAGGACCTTCCGGATGCCTTGGTGCGCCTGCCCGGCGGTTCGTCCCACGACCAACGTTCCCTGTCAGCGGGCTGGCAGGCGTCGAAGTGCGGGGTCAGGGCAGCGGTCTCCTGGAACCGGTCAGACTCAGGCGGGGTCAAATAG
- a CDS encoding LacI family DNA-binding transcriptional regulator, producing MTRTTMRDVAAHAGVSYQTVSNVLNDHPSIRPATRDRVLAAIQVLNYHPNQAAKALRQSRSTTLCCAFFGHNVEDIHDPYRNLIQSAFVAEANAHGYSMTTAFLNQDQPDTLDRFRQRYLQGLFGGAVLVGTTLPASQLHDVQACGVQTVLFDHLVPGSATATIHADYERGMADMVAHHVAQGRTRLALLIPNGDPGSSAQARLRGFQQTAAELGVQAEVVSSSWSYASGEAAMHALWSSGARPDAVLAASDRLAAGALRAAHDLGLRVPTDVAISGFDDFEFSQYTHPRLTTLHVPHGEMARQAVRHLVALVEQKEVPTSDAFPVSLVVRESA from the coding sequence ATGACCCGAACCACCATGCGGGACGTCGCCGCGCATGCCGGTGTGTCCTACCAGACGGTCTCCAACGTTCTGAACGACCACCCTTCGATCCGGCCTGCGACGCGTGACCGGGTGCTGGCGGCCATCCAGGTCCTGAACTACCACCCGAACCAGGCCGCCAAGGCGCTGCGTCAGTCCCGCAGCACCACCCTATGCTGCGCGTTTTTCGGCCACAACGTGGAGGACATTCATGACCCCTACCGTAACCTGATCCAGTCGGCCTTCGTGGCTGAAGCGAATGCCCACGGATACAGCATGACCACCGCGTTCCTGAACCAGGATCAGCCCGACACCCTCGACCGCTTTCGTCAGCGCTACCTCCAGGGCTTGTTCGGCGGAGCCGTGCTGGTGGGCACCACACTGCCCGCCAGCCAACTGCACGACGTCCAGGCCTGCGGCGTCCAGACCGTCCTGTTCGATCACCTGGTGCCCGGCAGTGCGACAGCCACCATCCACGCCGACTACGAGCGCGGCATGGCCGACATGGTCGCCCACCACGTGGCGCAGGGCCGCACCCGCCTCGCCCTGCTTATCCCCAACGGTGATCCTGGCAGCAGCGCTCAGGCCCGGTTGCGCGGCTTCCAGCAGACCGCAGCGGAGCTCGGCGTGCAGGCCGAGGTGGTGTCCAGCAGCTGGTCGTACGCGTCCGGCGAGGCGGCCATGCACGCCCTGTGGTCGAGCGGAGCGCGGCCAGACGCGGTCCTGGCGGCCAGTGATCGCCTGGCCGCTGGCGCGTTGCGGGCCGCGCATGACCTGGGCCTGCGCGTGCCCACCGACGTCGCGATCAGTGGCTTCGATGATTTCGAGTTTTCGCAGTACACCCACCCGCGACTGACCACCCTGCATGTGCCGCACGGGGAGATGGCACGCCAGGCCGTGCGGCACCTGGTGGCGTTGGTGGAGCAGAAAGAAGTGCCCACTTCTGACGCCTTCCCGGTGTCTCTCGTGGTCCGTGAGTCGGCCTGA
- a CDS encoding carbohydrate ABC transporter permease: MSTGIDAPPLRTTAPPRRFPSQAVTGYLFILPALIGFAVFYLYPALRGVQISFTDWNLLSEPSTVGMANYNEVIRDPKFWSALGITVKYVLWNIPVQTLLALGLAVAMDRLVKSMFVKGLLILPYLLSSVVVAMIFLWLLDPFLGIVNQWLDGTPLGKQSFFTSAEQAIPTIAFVNVWKHMGFNALLFYAGLQAIPRTVYEAASIDGASELTTFRRITLPLLRPVTVFVLVTSLIGSFQIFDTVAVTTQGGPADATRVLVYYIYQNAFSFFRMGYATAMSMVLFVILVVFTLLQMRLLRANESDLE, encoded by the coding sequence ATGTCCACTGGAATTGACGCCCCGCCGCTCCGGACGACCGCCCCACCGCGAAGGTTTCCCTCGCAGGCCGTGACTGGCTACCTGTTCATTCTGCCCGCCCTGATCGGCTTCGCAGTGTTCTACCTTTATCCAGCCCTGCGCGGCGTCCAGATCAGCTTCACCGACTGGAACCTGCTGAGCGAACCCAGCACCGTCGGAATGGCGAATTACAATGAAGTTATCCGCGACCCGAAGTTCTGGTCTGCTCTGGGGATCACCGTGAAGTACGTGCTGTGGAACATTCCGGTGCAGACGCTGCTCGCGCTGGGGCTGGCCGTGGCCATGGACCGGCTGGTCAAGAGCATGTTCGTCAAAGGGCTGCTGATCCTGCCGTACCTGCTGTCCAGCGTGGTGGTCGCCATGATCTTCCTGTGGCTGCTTGATCCCTTTCTGGGCATCGTCAACCAGTGGCTGGACGGCACCCCGTTAGGCAAGCAGTCCTTTTTCACTTCGGCGGAACAGGCCATTCCCACCATCGCCTTCGTCAACGTCTGGAAGCACATGGGCTTCAACGCGCTGCTGTTCTACGCCGGGCTTCAGGCGATTCCCCGCACGGTGTACGAGGCCGCGTCGATTGACGGCGCTTCGGAGCTGACGACCTTCCGCCGGATCACCCTGCCGCTGCTGCGCCCGGTGACCGTATTCGTGCTGGTCACGTCGTTGATCGGGTCCTTCCAGATTTTCGACACCGTGGCGGTCACCACCCAGGGGGGCCCGGCGGACGCCACCCGGGTGCTGGTGTACTACATCTACCAGAACGCCTTCAGCTTCTTCCGGATGGGGTATGCCACGGCGATGAGCATGGTGCTGTTCGTGATTCTGGTGGTGTTTACGCTGTTGCAGATGCGCCTGCTGCGCGCCAATGAATCCGACCTTGAGTAA
- a CDS encoding carbohydrate ABC transporter permease yields MTTVPRSYHRPRKPFPLGRLLAWLALALILIISVFPILIVLKTALTSNRDLFTEAARLWPSDPTLVNFQRVLGLLSTEQAQAAGGSGSAVNFLSALKNSAIFTLLIVVGQTFFSAMAAYAFARLKFPGRDVIFTLFLIAMMIPGIVLFIPNFITVRNLGWLNTIPGMVAPFILMTPFAVFFLRQFFLSLPRETEEAAFLDGAGPFTIFWRITLPMSQGPLATLAILTTIGMWNEFFWPFLIAKDEASFTLPVALQVFKSQTPQGVPDWTGLMAGTFITAIPVFLMLIILGRRVVESLAFSGTK; encoded by the coding sequence ATGACCACCGTCCCCCGTTCCTACCACCGCCCCCGAAAGCCTTTCCCGCTGGGTCGCCTGCTCGCGTGGCTGGCCCTGGCCCTCATCCTCATCATTTCGGTGTTCCCAATTTTGATCGTTCTAAAAACCGCGCTGACCAGCAACCGGGACCTCTTCACCGAAGCGGCCCGCCTGTGGCCCAGCGACCCCACCCTGGTCAACTTCCAGCGCGTGCTCGGCCTGCTCAGCACCGAACAGGCCCAGGCCGCCGGCGGGTCCGGCAGCGCCGTGAACTTCCTCAGCGCCCTGAAAAACAGCGCCATCTTCACCCTGCTGATCGTGGTCGGTCAGACCTTTTTCTCCGCGATGGCCGCCTACGCGTTCGCCCGCCTGAAGTTTCCCGGCCGCGACGTCATTTTCACCCTGTTCCTAATTGCGATGATGATCCCCGGGATCGTCCTGTTCATCCCGAACTTCATCACCGTCAGGAACCTCGGCTGGCTGAACACCATTCCCGGCATGGTTGCTCCCTTCATTCTGATGACGCCCTTCGCGGTGTTCTTCCTGCGGCAGTTCTTCCTGTCGCTGCCCCGTGAAACCGAAGAAGCCGCCTTTCTCGACGGCGCCGGTCCCTTCACCATCTTCTGGCGCATCACCCTCCCCATGAGCCAGGGTCCCCTCGCCACCCTCGCCATCCTGACGACGATCGGCATGTGGAACGAGTTTTTCTGGCCGTTCCTGATCGCCAAGGACGAAGCTTCCTTCACGCTGCCGGTCGCCCTCCAGGTCTTCAAATCTCAGACACCCCAGGGCGTCCCCGACTGGACCGGACTGATGGCGGGCACCTTCATCACCGCCATCCCAGTGTTCCTGATGCTGATCATCCTCGGCCGCCGCGTCGTCGAATCCCTCGCGTTCAGCGGCACGAAGTAA
- a CDS encoding ABC transporter substrate-binding protein — protein MKKLLTLTATLTTTLVSTASAATTIEYWLWDANQQPAYQQCAANFTRKNPDITVKITQKGWNDYWTGLTTGFVSGTAPDVFTNHLAYYPEFASNNQLVDLNPLIKRDKVATNVYFKGLADLWVKNGKRYGLPKDFDTVGIFYNADMLAKAGMKPTDLANLTWNPKDGGTWQKAIARLTVDRSGNNGLSPNFNKKQVKQYGYLTGYGAGFNGQTEWAFYTAPMGWKHNNGLFGTKYNYGDPRFAQAIQWLADLNLKHGLIPSFKDVQSSGDGLFRAGQAAMFINGSWMISDFTQKLPFKVGIAPLPKGPNGKRMSMFNGLSDAIWVGSKNKEAAWKWVKYLASVECQNTVGRSGVVFPAIPSATNLAVAAHKARGVDVSSFVNQAKAPGGTFYFPITDNAAQVNDIMTSTLQRVFLGQAKASAVLKDANAKVNALFR, from the coding sequence ATGAAAAAACTGCTGACTCTGACCGCTACCCTGACGACCACCCTGGTGAGCACCGCCAGCGCCGCGACGACCATTGAGTACTGGCTGTGGGACGCCAACCAACAACCGGCGTACCAGCAGTGCGCGGCGAACTTCACCCGCAAGAATCCCGACATCACCGTCAAAATCACCCAGAAAGGCTGGAACGACTACTGGACCGGCCTGACCACCGGCTTCGTCAGCGGCACCGCCCCGGACGTGTTCACCAACCACCTCGCGTACTACCCGGAATTCGCCTCCAACAACCAGCTCGTGGACCTGAACCCGCTGATCAAACGCGACAAGGTCGCCACGAACGTCTACTTCAAGGGCCTCGCGGACCTGTGGGTCAAGAACGGGAAACGCTACGGTCTGCCGAAGGACTTTGACACGGTCGGCATCTTCTACAACGCGGACATGCTCGCGAAAGCTGGCATGAAGCCCACTGACCTCGCCAACCTCACGTGGAACCCTAAGGACGGCGGCACCTGGCAAAAGGCCATCGCGCGGCTCACCGTGGACCGTAGCGGCAACAATGGCCTCTCCCCCAACTTCAACAAGAAGCAGGTCAAACAGTACGGCTACCTGACCGGGTACGGCGCTGGCTTCAACGGCCAGACCGAATGGGCCTTCTACACCGCGCCCATGGGGTGGAAGCACAACAACGGCCTGTTCGGCACCAAGTACAACTACGGCGACCCCCGCTTCGCGCAGGCCATCCAGTGGCTCGCGGACCTGAACCTCAAGCACGGCCTGATTCCCAGCTTCAAGGACGTGCAGAGCAGCGGTGACGGTCTGTTCCGCGCTGGTCAGGCGGCCATGTTCATCAACGGCTCGTGGATGATCAGCGACTTTACCCAGAAGCTCCCCTTCAAGGTCGGCATCGCCCCATTGCCCAAAGGCCCGAACGGCAAGCGCATGAGCATGTTCAACGGCCTGTCCGACGCCATCTGGGTCGGCAGCAAGAACAAGGAAGCCGCCTGGAAGTGGGTCAAGTATCTCGCCAGCGTTGAATGCCAGAACACCGTCGGACGCTCCGGAGTCGTCTTTCCCGCCATTCCGTCCGCCACCAACCTGGCGGTCGCCGCCCACAAGGCCCGTGGCGTGGACGTCAGCTCCTTCGTCAACCAGGCCAAGGCGCCCGGCGGCACCTTCTACTTCCCCATTACCGACAACGCCGCCCAGGTCAACGACATCATGACGAGCACCTTGCAGCGGGTCTTCCTCGGCCAGGCCAAAGCGAGCGCCGTGCTCAAGGACGCCAACGCCAAAGTCAACGCGCTGTTCAGATAA